A window of the Diceros bicornis minor isolate mBicDic1 chromosome 28, mDicBic1.mat.cur, whole genome shotgun sequence genome harbors these coding sequences:
- the STOML2 gene encoding stomatin-like protein 2, mitochondrial isoform X2, with the protein MGEGTAGSTSGGVETQEERLRSGLLERPLCSASRWFRRWPLAWEMLARAARRTGALLLRGSVQASGHATRRASSGLPRNTVVLFVPQQEAWVVERMGRFHRILEPGLNILIPVLDRIRYVQSLKEIVINVPEQSAVTLDNVTLQIDGVLYLRIMDPYKASYGVEDPEYAVTQLAQTTMRSELGKLSLDKVFRERESLNASIVDAINQAADYWGIRCLRYEIKDIHVPPRVKESMQMQVEAERRKRATVLESEGTRESAINVAEGKKQAQILASEAEKAEQINQAAGEASAVLAKAKAKAEAIRILAAALTQHAMGVYGALTKAPVPGAQDSVSSGSSRDVQGRDASLDEEFDRVKLS; encoded by the exons atgggggaagggacgGCCGGAAGTACATCCGGGGGAGTGGAAACGCAAGAGGAAAGGCTCAGGTCCGGGCTTCTAGAGCGACCGCTCTGCTCCGCGTCTCGGTGGTTCCGGAGGTGGCCACTGGCGTGGGAAATGCTGGCGCGCGCGGCGCGGCGTACGGGGGCCCTTTTGCTGAGG GGCTCCGTGCAGGCTTCTGGCCACGCTACGCGCCGCGCCTCTTCCGGATTGCCCCGAAACACCGTGGTACTGTTTGTGCCGCAGCAGGAGGCCTGGGTGGTTGAGCGAATGGGCAGATTCCACCGGATCCTGGAGCCT GGCTTGAACATCCTCATCCCTGTGTTAGACCGGATCCGATATGTGCAGAGTCTCAAGGAAATTGTCATCAATGTGCCTGAGCAGTCGGCTGTGACTCTTG ACAATGTAACTCTGCAAATCGATGGAGTCCTTTACCTGCGTATCATGGACCCTTACAAG GCAAGCTATGGCGTGGAGGATCCTGAGTATGCTGTCACCCAGCTGGCTCAGACAACCATGAGATCAGAGCTTGGCAAACTCTCTCTGGACAAAGTCTTCCGG GAGCGGGAGTCCCTGAATGCTAGCATTGTGGATGCCATCAACCAGGCTGCTGACTACTGGGGCATCCGCTGCCTCCGTTATGAGATCAAGGATATCCATGTGCCACCCCGGGTGAAAGAGTCCATGCAGATGCAG GTGGAGGCAGAGCGGAGGAAACGGGCCACAGTTCTAGAGTCTGAGGGGACCCGAGAATCAGCCATCAATGTGGCAGAGGGGAAGAAGCAGGCACAAATCCTGGCCTCCGAGGCAGAAAAGGCTGAACAAATAAATCAGGCAGCAG GAGAGGCCAGTGCGGTGCTTGCCAAGGCCAAGGCTAAAGCTGAAGCTATTCGCATCCTAGCTGCAGCTCTGACACAGCAT gccaTGGGTGTGTATGGGGccctcaccaaagccccagtgccaGGGGCCCAGGACTCAGTCTCCAGCGGGAGCAGCAGAGATGTCCAGGGCAGAGATGCAAGTCTTGATGAGGAATTCGATCGAGTCAAGCTGAGTTAA
- the STOML2 gene encoding stomatin-like protein 2, mitochondrial isoform X3, translating to MGRFHRILEPGLNILIPVLDRIRYVQSLKEIVINVPEQSAVTLDNVTLQIDGVLYLRIMDPYKASYGVEDPEYAVTQLAQTTMRSELGKLSLDKVFRERESLNASIVDAINQAADYWGIRCLRYEIKDIHVPPRVKESMQMQVEAERRKRATVLESEGTRESAINVAEGKKQAQILASEAEKAEQINQAAGEASAVLAKAKAKAEAIRILAAALTQHNGDAAASLTVAEQYVSAFSKLAKDSNTILLPSNPGDVTSMVAQAMGVYGALTKAPVPGAQDSVSSGSSRDVQGRDASLDEEFDRVKLS from the exons ATGGGCAGATTCCACCGGATCCTGGAGCCT GGCTTGAACATCCTCATCCCTGTGTTAGACCGGATCCGATATGTGCAGAGTCTCAAGGAAATTGTCATCAATGTGCCTGAGCAGTCGGCTGTGACTCTTG ACAATGTAACTCTGCAAATCGATGGAGTCCTTTACCTGCGTATCATGGACCCTTACAAG GCAAGCTATGGCGTGGAGGATCCTGAGTATGCTGTCACCCAGCTGGCTCAGACAACCATGAGATCAGAGCTTGGCAAACTCTCTCTGGACAAAGTCTTCCGG GAGCGGGAGTCCCTGAATGCTAGCATTGTGGATGCCATCAACCAGGCTGCTGACTACTGGGGCATCCGCTGCCTCCGTTATGAGATCAAGGATATCCATGTGCCACCCCGGGTGAAAGAGTCCATGCAGATGCAG GTGGAGGCAGAGCGGAGGAAACGGGCCACAGTTCTAGAGTCTGAGGGGACCCGAGAATCAGCCATCAATGTGGCAGAGGGGAAGAAGCAGGCACAAATCCTGGCCTCCGAGGCAGAAAAGGCTGAACAAATAAATCAGGCAGCAG GAGAGGCCAGTGCGGTGCTTGCCAAGGCCAAGGCTAAAGCTGAAGCTATTCGCATCCTAGCTGCAGCTCTGACACAGCAT AATGGAGATGCAGCAGCCTCACTGACTGTGGCTGAGCAGTATGTCAGCGCGTTCTCCAAACTGGCCAAGGACTCCAACACTATCCTGCTGCCCTCCAACCCCGGCGATGTCACCAGTATGGTGGCTCAG gccaTGGGTGTGTATGGGGccctcaccaaagccccagtgccaGGGGCCCAGGACTCAGTCTCCAGCGGGAGCAGCAGAGATGTCCAGGGCAGAGATGCAAGTCTTGATGAGGAATTCGATCGAGTCAAGCTGAGTTAA
- the STOML2 gene encoding stomatin-like protein 2, mitochondrial isoform X1, with amino-acid sequence MGEGTAGSTSGGVETQEERLRSGLLERPLCSASRWFRRWPLAWEMLARAARRTGALLLRGSVQASGHATRRASSGLPRNTVVLFVPQQEAWVVERMGRFHRILEPGLNILIPVLDRIRYVQSLKEIVINVPEQSAVTLDNVTLQIDGVLYLRIMDPYKASYGVEDPEYAVTQLAQTTMRSELGKLSLDKVFRERESLNASIVDAINQAADYWGIRCLRYEIKDIHVPPRVKESMQMQVEAERRKRATVLESEGTRESAINVAEGKKQAQILASEAEKAEQINQAAGEASAVLAKAKAKAEAIRILAAALTQHNGDAAASLTVAEQYVSAFSKLAKDSNTILLPSNPGDVTSMVAQAMGVYGALTKAPVPGAQDSVSSGSSRDVQGRDASLDEEFDRVKLS; translated from the exons atgggggaagggacgGCCGGAAGTACATCCGGGGGAGTGGAAACGCAAGAGGAAAGGCTCAGGTCCGGGCTTCTAGAGCGACCGCTCTGCTCCGCGTCTCGGTGGTTCCGGAGGTGGCCACTGGCGTGGGAAATGCTGGCGCGCGCGGCGCGGCGTACGGGGGCCCTTTTGCTGAGG GGCTCCGTGCAGGCTTCTGGCCACGCTACGCGCCGCGCCTCTTCCGGATTGCCCCGAAACACCGTGGTACTGTTTGTGCCGCAGCAGGAGGCCTGGGTGGTTGAGCGAATGGGCAGATTCCACCGGATCCTGGAGCCT GGCTTGAACATCCTCATCCCTGTGTTAGACCGGATCCGATATGTGCAGAGTCTCAAGGAAATTGTCATCAATGTGCCTGAGCAGTCGGCTGTGACTCTTG ACAATGTAACTCTGCAAATCGATGGAGTCCTTTACCTGCGTATCATGGACCCTTACAAG GCAAGCTATGGCGTGGAGGATCCTGAGTATGCTGTCACCCAGCTGGCTCAGACAACCATGAGATCAGAGCTTGGCAAACTCTCTCTGGACAAAGTCTTCCGG GAGCGGGAGTCCCTGAATGCTAGCATTGTGGATGCCATCAACCAGGCTGCTGACTACTGGGGCATCCGCTGCCTCCGTTATGAGATCAAGGATATCCATGTGCCACCCCGGGTGAAAGAGTCCATGCAGATGCAG GTGGAGGCAGAGCGGAGGAAACGGGCCACAGTTCTAGAGTCTGAGGGGACCCGAGAATCAGCCATCAATGTGGCAGAGGGGAAGAAGCAGGCACAAATCCTGGCCTCCGAGGCAGAAAAGGCTGAACAAATAAATCAGGCAGCAG GAGAGGCCAGTGCGGTGCTTGCCAAGGCCAAGGCTAAAGCTGAAGCTATTCGCATCCTAGCTGCAGCTCTGACACAGCAT AATGGAGATGCAGCAGCCTCACTGACTGTGGCTGAGCAGTATGTCAGCGCGTTCTCCAAACTGGCCAAGGACTCCAACACTATCCTGCTGCCCTCCAACCCCGGCGATGTCACCAGTATGGTGGCTCAG gccaTGGGTGTGTATGGGGccctcaccaaagccccagtgccaGGGGCCCAGGACTCAGTCTCCAGCGGGAGCAGCAGAGATGTCCAGGGCAGAGATGCAAGTCTTGATGAGGAATTCGATCGAGTCAAGCTGAGTTAA
- the ATOSB gene encoding atos homolog protein B isoform X1, whose amino-acid sequence MRHVQAELSPSSQPEAGPSQPAVRQGALQGGLLMGYSPAGGATSPGVYQVSIFSPPAGASEPHRVLKRPAPPTEGPRELKRGPGLGAREGLPPEEPSTVGLVGPEGLGLGLGVASQHFCHHGLCVVEQGGSSTSPWTSGAWSPPWHPSNASCNTLHTRDWVSPDPGGQASLGESPGPAPQGQMHTLDTDLHSLAQIGGKSPVAGVGNGGSPWPRESPGTANGHSPEHTPPGPGPPGPCPTKRRLLPAGEALDVSSEDEGPAPRRRRGTLGHPPAANSSDAKATSFWSHLLPGTKEPVLDPRDCSPMGRRLKGARRLKLSSLRSLQKGPGLLSPLSASPVPTPAVSRTLLGNFEESLLQGRFAPSGHIEGFTAEIGASGSYCPQHVTLPVTVTFFDVSEQNAPAPFLGIVDLNPLGRKGYSVPKVGTIQVTLFNPNQTVVKMFLVTFDFSDMPAAHMTFLRHRLFLVPVGEEGNASPIRRLLCYLLHLRFRSSRSGRLSLHGDIRLLFSRRSLELDTGLPYELQAVTEAPDNPRYSPLP is encoded by the exons ATGCGCCACGTGCAGGCGGAGCTGTCTCCATCCTCACAGCCAGAGGCTGGCCCTTCGCAGCCTGCAGTCAGGCAGGGGGCCCTCCAGGGTGGCCTGCTCATGGGCTACAGCCCAGCAGGGGGGGCGACATCCCCCGGGGTCTACCAGGTATCCATCTTTTCTCCTCCAGCTGGTGCCTCCGAGCCTCACAGGGTCCTGAAACggccagccccacccactgaGGGTccccgggagctgaagagaggccctgggctgggggccAGAGAGGGACTACCCCCTGAAGAACCATCTACTGTGGGGCTCGTGGGCCCAGAGGGACTGGGGCTAGGACTGGGTGTGGCCAGCCAGCATTTCTGCCATCATGGCCTCTGTGTTGTGGAACAGGGCGGTAGCTCCACTTCACCTTGGACTTCAGGGGCCTGGAGTCCCCCCTGGCACCCATCAAATGCTTCCTGCAATACTTTGCACACAAGAGACTGGGTTTCCCCAGATCCAGGGGGACAGGCGTCCTTGGGGGagtccccagggccagcccctcagggcCAAATGCACACACTTGATACTGATTTGCACAGTCTTGCACAAATAGGGGGTAAGAGCCCAGTGGCTGGGGTGGGCAATGGGGGCAGCCCCTGGCCTAGGGAGTCCCCTGGCACTGCCAATGGCCACAGTCCCGAGCACACACCCCCTGGCCCTGGACCTCCAGGCCCCTGTCCCACCAAGCGAAGGCTGCTTCCTGCTGGAGAAGCCCTGGATGTCAGCTCTGaggatgaggggccagcccctcgGAGGCgccggggaaccctgggccaccctcCTGCTGCCAACAGTTCTGATGCCAAAGCCACATCCTTCTGGAGCCACCTGCTGCCTGGAACCAAGGAGCCTGTGCTG GACCCAAGAGACTGCAGTCCCATGGGGCGGAGGCTGAAAGGTGCCCGTCGCCTGAAGCT GAGCTCCCTTCGAAGCCTCCAGAAGGGGCCAGGCCTGCTGAGCCCCCTCAGTGCCTCCCCCGTTCCTACCCCTGCCGTCAGCCGTACTCTGTTGGGCAACTTTGAG GAATCACTACTGCAAGGACGCTTTGCACCATCTGGCCACATTGAGGGCTTCACGGCAGAGATTGGAGCTAGTGGATCCTACTGCCCCCAGCATGTCACACTCCCTGTCACTGTCACCTTCTTTGATGTTTCTGAGCAAAATGCCCCGGCCCCCTTCCTG GGCATCGTGGACCTGAACCCCCTGGGGAGGAAGGGTTACAGCGTGCCCAAGGTGGGCACCATCCAAGTG ACCTTATTTAACCCCAACCAGACTGTGGTGAAGATGTTCCTTGTGACCTTTGACTTCTCGGACATGCCTGCTGCCCACATGACCTTCCTGCGCCATCGCCTCTTTCTGGTGCCTGTGGGTGAGGAGGGAAATGCGAGTCCCATCCGCCGCCTCCTCTGCTACTTGCTGCACCTCAG GTTCCGGAGCTCCCGCTCAGGCCGCTTAAGCCTGCATGGAGACATCCGCTTGCTTTTTTCCCGCCGGAGCCTGGAACTGGACACAGGCCTCCCCTACGAACTGCAGGCTGTGACTGAGGCCCCTGACAATCCACGTTATTCACCTTTGCCGTGA
- the ATOSB gene encoding atos homolog protein B isoform X2, with protein sequence MRHVQAELSPSSQPEAGPSQPAVRQGALQGGLLMGYSPAGGATSPGVYQVSIFSPPAGASEPHRVLKRPAPPTEGPRELKRGPGLGAREGLPPEEPSTVGLVGPEGLGLGLGVASQHFCHHGLCVVEQGGSSTSPWTSGAWSPPWHPSNASCNTLHTRDWVSPDPGGQASLGESPGPAPQGQMHTLDTDLHSLAQIGGKSPVAGVGNGGSPWPRESPGTANGHSPEHTPPGPGPPGPCPTKRRLLPAGEALDVSSEDEGPAPRRRRGTLGHPPAANSSDAKATSFWSHLLPGTKEPVLDPRDCSPMGRRLKGARRLKLSSLRSLQKGPGLLSPLSASPVPTPAVSRTLLGNFEESLLQGRFAPSGHIEGFTAEIGASGSYCPQHVTLPVTVTFFDVSEQNAPAPFLTLFNPNQTVVKMFLVTFDFSDMPAAHMTFLRHRLFLVPVGEEGNASPIRRLLCYLLHLRFRSSRSGRLSLHGDIRLLFSRRSLELDTGLPYELQAVTEAPDNPRYSPLP encoded by the exons ATGCGCCACGTGCAGGCGGAGCTGTCTCCATCCTCACAGCCAGAGGCTGGCCCTTCGCAGCCTGCAGTCAGGCAGGGGGCCCTCCAGGGTGGCCTGCTCATGGGCTACAGCCCAGCAGGGGGGGCGACATCCCCCGGGGTCTACCAGGTATCCATCTTTTCTCCTCCAGCTGGTGCCTCCGAGCCTCACAGGGTCCTGAAACggccagccccacccactgaGGGTccccgggagctgaagagaggccctgggctgggggccAGAGAGGGACTACCCCCTGAAGAACCATCTACTGTGGGGCTCGTGGGCCCAGAGGGACTGGGGCTAGGACTGGGTGTGGCCAGCCAGCATTTCTGCCATCATGGCCTCTGTGTTGTGGAACAGGGCGGTAGCTCCACTTCACCTTGGACTTCAGGGGCCTGGAGTCCCCCCTGGCACCCATCAAATGCTTCCTGCAATACTTTGCACACAAGAGACTGGGTTTCCCCAGATCCAGGGGGACAGGCGTCCTTGGGGGagtccccagggccagcccctcagggcCAAATGCACACACTTGATACTGATTTGCACAGTCTTGCACAAATAGGGGGTAAGAGCCCAGTGGCTGGGGTGGGCAATGGGGGCAGCCCCTGGCCTAGGGAGTCCCCTGGCACTGCCAATGGCCACAGTCCCGAGCACACACCCCCTGGCCCTGGACCTCCAGGCCCCTGTCCCACCAAGCGAAGGCTGCTTCCTGCTGGAGAAGCCCTGGATGTCAGCTCTGaggatgaggggccagcccctcgGAGGCgccggggaaccctgggccaccctcCTGCTGCCAACAGTTCTGATGCCAAAGCCACATCCTTCTGGAGCCACCTGCTGCCTGGAACCAAGGAGCCTGTGCTG GACCCAAGAGACTGCAGTCCCATGGGGCGGAGGCTGAAAGGTGCCCGTCGCCTGAAGCT GAGCTCCCTTCGAAGCCTCCAGAAGGGGCCAGGCCTGCTGAGCCCCCTCAGTGCCTCCCCCGTTCCTACCCCTGCCGTCAGCCGTACTCTGTTGGGCAACTTTGAG GAATCACTACTGCAAGGACGCTTTGCACCATCTGGCCACATTGAGGGCTTCACGGCAGAGATTGGAGCTAGTGGATCCTACTGCCCCCAGCATGTCACACTCCCTGTCACTGTCACCTTCTTTGATGTTTCTGAGCAAAATGCCCCGGCCCCCTTCCTG ACCTTATTTAACCCCAACCAGACTGTGGTGAAGATGTTCCTTGTGACCTTTGACTTCTCGGACATGCCTGCTGCCCACATGACCTTCCTGCGCCATCGCCTCTTTCTGGTGCCTGTGGGTGAGGAGGGAAATGCGAGTCCCATCCGCCGCCTCCTCTGCTACTTGCTGCACCTCAG GTTCCGGAGCTCCCGCTCAGGCCGCTTAAGCCTGCATGGAGACATCCGCTTGCTTTTTTCCCGCCGGAGCCTGGAACTGGACACAGGCCTCCCCTACGAACTGCAGGCTGTGACTGAGGCCCCTGACAATCCACGTTATTCACCTTTGCCGTGA